From the genome of Bifidobacterium asteroides, one region includes:
- a CDS encoding amino acid ABC transporter ATP-binding protein — MSEQAGADQDQPVLRLEDVRKTYPGGNKVLRGISMTIMPHETVALLGPSGSGKSTLMKCINLLETVNDGRIWLGGTDITDPRIDQDACRARIGVVFQQFNLFPHMNVLKNVTLGAVKVHGMPKDQARERALELLDRIGMRKKAGAYPDQLSGGQQQRVAIVRALMTDPELLLLDEITSALDPMLVGEVLAMVSELTAGGTTILMATHEMSFAHHAANRVVLLLDGVIAENGTPQEVMDESENPRTREFFSHFRGL; from the coding sequence ATGAGCGAACAGGCAGGCGCCGATCAGGACCAGCCAGTGCTCCGTTTGGAGGATGTACGTAAGACCTACCCTGGGGGCAACAAGGTTCTGCGCGGCATCTCCATGACCATCATGCCTCATGAGACCGTGGCCCTGCTGGGCCCCTCGGGGTCAGGCAAGTCCACTCTGATGAAGTGCATCAACCTGCTGGAGACCGTCAACGACGGCAGGATCTGGCTGGGCGGCACCGACATCACCGATCCCAGGATCGACCAAGATGCCTGCCGTGCCAGAATCGGCGTGGTCTTCCAGCAATTCAACCTCTTCCCCCACATGAACGTCCTGAAAAATGTGACTCTGGGAGCCGTCAAGGTCCACGGCATGCCCAAGGACCAGGCCAGGGAGCGGGCCCTAGAACTGCTGGACCGGATCGGCATGAGGAAGAAGGCCGGAGCATACCCCGACCAGCTCTCCGGCGGCCAGCAGCAGCGGGTGGCCATCGTCCGGGCCCTGATGACCGATCCGGAACTGCTCCTGCTGGATGAGATCACCTCAGCCTTGGACCCCATGCTGGTGGGCGAGGTCCTGGCCATGGTCTCGGAGCTGACCGCCGGTGGCACCACCATACTCATGGCCACCCACGAAATGAGTTTCGCCCATCACGCAGCCAACCGAGTGGTTCTGCTGCTGGACGGTGTCATCGCTGAGAACGGAACGCCGCAAGAGGTGATGGACGAGTCGGAGAATCCGCGCACCAGGGAGTTCTTCAGCCACTTCCGAGGGCTGTGA
- a CDS encoding amino acid ABC transporter permease, with protein sequence MATSAQDAVSDIQRERERYGRRQNLRSVAVSIASTLVLALLIALGLHASPGWPRVKQSFFSGAYFAQAFPKVLRGLWLNLEVLFFAVIGVALLGTLLAMIRTSRNPLLFPLRVLAQVYTTIMRGIPMIVVLYLIGFGIPGLAIFNRIPAALLGTVAIILSYSAYIAEVLRAGFQDVGPSQRASARSLGLTSGQTMRLVVIPQALRKVAPALMNDFISMQKDVGLISVLGAVDAVRAAQIIVATSYNFTPYVVASVLFIATSVPFILLNDWYSNRLRKREQSGGMV encoded by the coding sequence ATGGCCACCTCGGCACAAGACGCGGTCAGCGATATTCAACGGGAACGGGAACGCTACGGTCGTCGGCAGAATCTGCGCTCAGTGGCGGTCAGCATCGCCAGCACGCTTGTACTGGCCCTGCTGATTGCTCTGGGGCTGCACGCCTCACCTGGCTGGCCCCGGGTCAAGCAGTCGTTTTTCTCCGGCGCTTACTTCGCCCAAGCCTTCCCCAAGGTCCTTCGGGGACTCTGGCTCAATCTGGAGGTCCTCTTCTTCGCGGTCATCGGCGTGGCCTTGCTGGGCACCCTGCTGGCCATGATCCGCACCAGCCGGAACCCGCTGCTCTTCCCCCTACGGGTGCTGGCCCAGGTCTACACCACGATCATGAGGGGGATCCCCATGATCGTGGTCCTCTACCTGATCGGCTTCGGCATCCCTGGTCTGGCCATCTTCAACCGGATCCCGGCAGCCCTGCTGGGCACCGTGGCGATCATCCTCTCCTATTCGGCCTACATCGCCGAGGTCCTGAGGGCCGGCTTCCAGGACGTCGGCCCCTCCCAGAGGGCCTCGGCGCGTTCACTGGGCTTGACCTCGGGACAGACCATGCGTCTGGTAGTCATCCCCCAGGCCCTGCGCAAGGTGGCTCCGGCACTGATGAACGACTTCATCTCCATGCAGAAGGACGTGGGGCTGATTTCAGTTCTAGGAGCGGTCGACGCGGTCAGGGCGGCCCAGATCATCGTGGCCACCTCCTACAACTTCACCCCCTACGTGGTGGCCTCGGTGCTCTTCATCGCCACCTCGGTCCCCTTCATTCTTCTCAATGACTGGTATTCCAACCGGCTGCGCAAGCGCGAACAGAGCGGAGGCATGGTATGA
- the rbfA gene encoding 30S ribosome-binding factor RbfA has protein sequence MAGNPRAVRIAALIQRVVASALESQMHDKRLAGVTVTEVRVTNDLQIAKIYWTQLGRSGHEAGERKRAQQALRQASGRLRTLVGARAGLRLTPTLRFIYDEVPAEATEIEDVLTAARHRDEAMAKARVNASYAGDPDPYRHDDEEKTDESGSVPDEPAAGDADEADR, from the coding sequence ATGGCTGGAAATCCCCGCGCTGTACGCATAGCAGCCCTGATACAACGGGTTGTGGCCTCTGCGCTGGAGTCCCAGATGCACGACAAGCGCCTGGCAGGGGTCACCGTCACTGAGGTTCGGGTCACCAACGATCTGCAGATAGCCAAGATCTACTGGACTCAGCTGGGCCGGTCCGGACACGAGGCCGGGGAACGCAAGCGTGCCCAGCAGGCCCTGAGGCAGGCCTCCGGCAGGCTGCGCACCCTTGTCGGTGCTCGGGCCGGTCTGCGGCTGACGCCTACCTTGCGCTTCATCTACGATGAGGTGCCTGCCGAGGCTACCGAGATTGAGGATGTGCTGACCGCGGCCCGTCATCGGGACGAGGCCATGGCCAAGGCGCGAGTCAATGCCAGCTATGCCGGCGACCCCGATCCATATAGGCATGACGATGAAGAAAAGACCGATGAGTCAGGCTCCGTCCCTGACGAACCTGCGGCAGGGGATGCGGATGAAGCCGACCGCTGA
- a CDS encoding riboflavin kinase — translation MKVSQVSPDESGIVRWPGTLGTRPSVVTIGVFDGMHRGHQALLRRVVEFAAKGQDWPMALVFDPSPKLVHSYADSHDMTEPSLSLVHHDPDQIMPLDERLRLMAQLGLEQAVVVRYTLAFAAKSYRFFLKQLTEQLAMRTLVLGRDAQMGAGRIGDIKAIGDLADTGLFDLEVVDDQGPGDCTLPNADSLERHRARAWSSSHLRQLILDGDVDAALDILGRPHMVQGTVVHGEQRGRRLGFPTANLAPDSQGMMPADGVYAGWLVDLGLPTDPMATSECREGRLAQGSPWRMPAAISIGTKETFLAPGEQMPRILEANAVRPDWVDLYGHRVRVEFLSRLRGQRRYAGEEPLKRQLVLDADRTLELTKASGKVFSAN, via the coding sequence ATGAAGGTCAGCCAGGTCAGCCCGGATGAGTCGGGGATCGTCAGGTGGCCGGGAACCTTGGGGACCCGGCCCAGCGTGGTCACTATTGGTGTCTTCGATGGCATGCATCGGGGTCATCAGGCCCTCCTGCGCCGGGTGGTAGAGTTCGCTGCCAAGGGCCAGGATTGGCCTATGGCTCTGGTCTTCGACCCCAGTCCCAAACTGGTCCACAGCTATGCTGACAGCCATGACATGACTGAACCATCTCTAAGCCTGGTTCACCATGACCCTGACCAGATCATGCCGCTAGATGAGCGCTTGCGGCTGATGGCCCAGCTGGGGCTGGAACAGGCTGTGGTGGTGCGGTACACGCTGGCCTTCGCTGCCAAATCCTATCGGTTCTTCCTCAAGCAGCTTACCGAACAGCTGGCCATGCGCACGTTGGTCCTGGGCCGCGATGCGCAGATGGGCGCAGGACGAATCGGCGATATCAAGGCCATTGGCGACCTGGCGGACACAGGACTGTTCGATTTGGAAGTCGTGGACGACCAGGGTCCAGGCGACTGCACCCTGCCTAACGCTGACAGCCTGGAGCGACATCGGGCAAGAGCCTGGAGCAGCTCCCACCTTCGGCAGTTGATCCTTGACGGCGATGTGGATGCGGCCCTGGATATTCTGGGCCGGCCGCACATGGTCCAAGGCACGGTGGTCCATGGGGAGCAGCGTGGTCGCCGCTTGGGCTTCCCGACTGCCAACCTTGCTCCCGACAGCCAGGGGATGATGCCCGCAGATGGAGTCTATGCAGGCTGGTTGGTCGACCTGGGTCTGCCTACGGATCCCATGGCGACCTCGGAGTGCCGGGAGGGTCGGCTGGCTCAGGGCTCGCCTTGGCGGATGCCCGCCGCCATCTCCATCGGCACCAAGGAGACCTTCCTGGCCCCAGGCGAGCAGATGCCGAGAATCCTGGAGGCCAATGCCGTCCGGCCGGATTGGGTGGACCTGTACGGTCACCGGGTACGAGTGGAGTTCCTCAGCCGTCTGCGCGGTCAGAGACGGTATGCGGGCGAGGAGCCGCTCAAACGACAGCTGGTCTTGGACGCCGATCGCACCCTGGAGCTGACCAAGGCTTCAGGAAAGGTGTTTTCCGCCAATTGA
- a CDS encoding ABC transporter substrate-binding protein, producing the protein MTIFTRKTLRRLTTAVLTTVTLMVGAACGSSSSSSGQSAAKQDITQQTIKPGTLTIATGDPAYAPYVQDNKPESGKGYEAAVAYAVAEKMGFDKAHVTWTRTTFDAAIAPGSKDYDLNIQQFSITPERRQAVDFTPSYYNSTQSLVVRNDSSYASATSLAQIKDAKIGAMVGSTSYEMAHKLVKPDIDTFNDDVASSQALDTNQIDALVVDTPSAVTMVDSGQVKNAKILGQIKGSQDPEGMGMVLPKGSTLTPVASKAVTTLKKDGTLDKLQNQWLHVYTSLPTLG; encoded by the coding sequence ATGACCATCTTCACCAGGAAAACCTTACGCAGGCTGACGACGGCCGTACTCACGACAGTCACGCTCATGGTCGGCGCGGCCTGCGGCTCCTCGTCGAGCAGCAGTGGACAGTCAGCGGCTAAGCAGGACATCACCCAGCAAACCATCAAACCTGGCACCCTGACCATTGCCACTGGAGACCCGGCCTACGCCCCCTACGTGCAGGACAACAAGCCCGAATCCGGCAAGGGCTACGAGGCAGCCGTTGCCTATGCAGTAGCAGAGAAAATGGGATTCGACAAGGCGCACGTCACCTGGACCAGGACCACCTTCGATGCCGCCATCGCCCCGGGAAGCAAGGACTACGACCTGAACATCCAGCAGTTCTCCATCACCCCGGAACGTCGACAGGCTGTGGACTTCACTCCCAGCTATTACAACTCCACCCAGTCGCTGGTGGTCAGAAACGACTCCTCATACGCTTCCGCCACCTCCCTCGCCCAAATCAAGGACGCCAAGATAGGAGCCATGGTCGGCTCCACCTCCTATGAGATGGCCCACAAGCTTGTCAAGCCTGACATCGATACCTTCAACGACGATGTGGCCTCGTCCCAGGCCTTGGACACCAACCAGATCGACGCGCTTGTCGTGGACACCCCCTCAGCTGTGACCATGGTCGATTCCGGGCAGGTCAAGAACGCCAAGATCCTCGGGCAGATCAAGGGTTCGCAGGACCCGGAGGGCATGGGCATGGTCCTGCCCAAAGGCTCCACACTGACCCCGGTTGCTTCCAAGGCTGTCACCACCCTGAAGAAGGATGGAACCTTGGACAAGCTGCAGAACCAGTGGCTGCATGTCTACACCTCCCTGCCTACCCTGGGCTGA
- the infB gene encoding translation initiation factor IF-2, whose amino-acid sequence MPKARVYELAKEFGVDSKTVLAKLKDMGEFVKSASSTVEAPVVRRLKNAFPQKGQGDAGQAAARNARPGSPDHGGGQGLHGRSQSGGTQQSTPGPKPGQNHRPSDDGEAPRGQQRPGGRFPKPGASQGSRNEHERRNQSRGPKPSAMGRPGPQGSRNNGRSGGSNAAAMRHGARPGASTPRPGNNPFSRKQGMKAPMPSDIPRPHPMARPTVNDSRRGRGGFRNGRGGRSGQGARPGQWGHSRPGQQTHQGGGGRFGGASSAPSGGFRGGSGRGGRGRGGAAGAFGRQGGKSSKARKNRMAKRHEFQEMKAPVIGGVRIPAGNGRTVKLRQGATLADLADKINVNPAALVTVLFHLGEMATATQSLDEATFQILGDEIGWKIRIVSAEEEDKELLQQFDINLDEEREDQDDKNLQPRPPVVTVMGHVDHGKTRLLDTIRKTNTTTKEAGGITQRIGAYQATVTLDGEDRKITFLDTPGHEAFTAMRARGAELTDVAILVVAADDGVMPQTVEAINHAQAAHVPIVVAVNKIDVEGANPQKVRGQLTEFGLVSEEYGGDTMFVDISAKLGTNVDKLLEAVLLTADADLDLRANPDMDARGATVEARLDKGRGAVATVLVQQGTLHVGDAIVAGSAYGRVRAMLDENGRQMDAAGPSTPVQVLGLTSVPTAGDLFLVAPDDRTARQIAEKREASARAAQLAKRRKVVSLESLKEQFAKSEVDMLNIVIKGDSSGSVEALEDSLMKIEVSDEVGIQVIHRGVGAITQNDVNLATVDKAVIIGFNVRPNRQVQDLADREGVEIKYYSVIYNAIEDIEAALKGMLKPEYEEVTTSHSEIREIFRSSKFGNIAGVMVQDGTVKRGTKARIARNGVVTINDLEISSLRRFKDDVNEVSEGYEAGINLGSFNDIEVGDIIETYEMQEVERK is encoded by the coding sequence GTGCCCAAAGCACGCGTGTATGAGCTGGCCAAGGAATTTGGCGTAGACAGCAAGACTGTTCTGGCGAAATTGAAGGACATGGGCGAGTTCGTCAAGTCCGCATCCTCTACTGTCGAGGCCCCTGTGGTTCGTCGACTCAAGAACGCTTTCCCTCAAAAGGGACAGGGCGACGCTGGTCAGGCCGCTGCACGAAATGCCCGCCCCGGCAGCCCTGATCATGGAGGCGGCCAGGGTCTGCATGGCCGTTCGCAGTCCGGCGGCACCCAGCAGTCCACACCTGGGCCCAAGCCCGGACAGAACCACCGGCCCTCGGACGACGGCGAGGCGCCACGGGGTCAGCAGCGTCCTGGTGGCCGCTTCCCCAAGCCCGGTGCCTCCCAGGGCAGCCGCAACGAGCATGAGCGGCGCAACCAGTCCCGTGGGCCCAAGCCTTCAGCCATGGGCAGGCCCGGCCCCCAAGGCTCGCGCAACAACGGCCGTTCCGGCGGTTCCAACGCTGCGGCGATGCGGCATGGCGCAAGGCCGGGGGCATCCACGCCTCGTCCAGGCAACAATCCTTTCAGCCGCAAACAGGGGATGAAGGCCCCTATGCCTTCGGACATTCCCAGGCCGCATCCTATGGCCAGGCCAACCGTCAACGACTCCCGCAGGGGCCGGGGTGGATTCCGCAACGGTCGTGGTGGCCGATCCGGACAGGGTGCCCGTCCAGGGCAGTGGGGCCATAGCCGTCCAGGTCAGCAGACACATCAGGGCGGCGGCGGTCGTTTCGGCGGCGCTTCGTCGGCGCCCTCAGGCGGCTTCCGCGGCGGTTCAGGCCGTGGTGGTCGCGGTCGCGGCGGCGCTGCTGGAGCATTCGGTCGCCAGGGAGGCAAGTCCTCCAAGGCCCGCAAGAATCGGATGGCCAAGAGGCATGAATTCCAGGAGATGAAGGCACCCGTCATCGGCGGTGTGCGCATCCCCGCGGGCAATGGACGTACCGTCAAACTTCGTCAGGGCGCGACCTTGGCTGACCTGGCCGACAAGATCAATGTCAACCCTGCTGCCTTGGTCACGGTGCTCTTCCACCTGGGCGAGATGGCTACGGCCACCCAGTCCCTGGATGAGGCCACATTCCAGATTCTGGGCGACGAGATCGGGTGGAAGATCCGCATCGTCTCCGCCGAGGAGGAGGACAAGGAGCTCCTTCAGCAGTTCGACATCAACCTGGACGAAGAACGTGAGGACCAGGATGACAAGAACCTGCAGCCCAGGCCCCCGGTGGTCACGGTCATGGGCCATGTCGACCACGGCAAGACCCGGCTGCTGGACACCATTCGCAAGACCAACACGACCACCAAGGAGGCTGGGGGCATCACCCAGCGCATCGGGGCCTACCAGGCCACAGTCACCCTGGACGGGGAGGATCGCAAGATCACCTTCCTGGACACCCCTGGCCACGAGGCCTTTACGGCCATGCGTGCCCGTGGTGCTGAGCTGACCGATGTGGCTATCCTGGTGGTGGCTGCGGACGACGGCGTTATGCCGCAGACCGTGGAGGCCATCAACCATGCACAGGCCGCCCATGTACCCATCGTGGTGGCTGTCAACAAGATTGATGTCGAGGGGGCCAACCCCCAGAAGGTGCGTGGCCAGCTGACTGAGTTCGGGCTGGTATCCGAAGAGTACGGTGGCGACACCATGTTCGTCGACATCTCTGCCAAGCTGGGCACCAATGTGGACAAGCTCCTGGAGGCCGTCCTGCTGACTGCCGATGCAGACCTTGACCTTCGGGCCAACCCTGACATGGACGCTCGCGGCGCCACGGTCGAGGCCCGTCTGGACAAGGGACGTGGAGCTGTGGCCACTGTGCTGGTCCAGCAGGGGACCTTGCATGTGGGCGATGCCATTGTGGCTGGATCGGCCTATGGCCGTGTGCGCGCCATGCTGGACGAGAACGGCCGGCAGATGGATGCTGCCGGTCCTTCCACGCCCGTCCAGGTGCTGGGTCTTACCTCGGTGCCTACCGCCGGCGACCTCTTCCTGGTCGCTCCCGACGACCGCACTGCTCGTCAGATTGCCGAGAAGCGTGAGGCTTCGGCCCGTGCCGCCCAGCTCGCCAAGCGCCGCAAGGTGGTCTCTCTGGAGAGCCTGAAGGAGCAGTTCGCCAAGTCCGAGGTGGACATGCTCAACATTGTCATCAAGGGCGACTCCTCCGGCTCGGTCGAGGCCCTGGAAGACTCCCTGATGAAGATCGAGGTCTCCGACGAGGTCGGGATCCAGGTCATCCACCGGGGCGTGGGCGCTATCACCCAGAACGATGTCAACCTGGCTACGGTCGACAAGGCCGTCATCATCGGCTTCAACGTCCGGCCCAACAGGCAGGTCCAGGACCTGGCCGACCGCGAGGGTGTGGAGATCAAGTACTACTCGGTCATCTACAATGCCATCGAAGACATCGAGGCTGCGCTCAAGGGCATGCTCAAGCCGGAGTACGAGGAGGTCACCACCTCCCACTCCGAGATCCGCGAGATCTTCCGCTCCTCCAAGTTCGGCAACATCGCGGGCGTCATGGTCCAGGACGGCACCGTCAAGCGGGGCACCAAGGCTCGCATTGCCCGCAACGGGGTGGTCACCATCAACGACTTGGAGATCTCCTCCCTGCGTCGGTTCAAGGACGACGTCAACGAGGTGTCCGAAGGCTACGAGGCTGGTATCAACCTGGGCTCCTTCAACGACATCGAGGTGGGCGACATCATCGAGACCTACGAGATGCAGGAAGTGGAACGTAAGTAG
- the truB gene encoding tRNA pseudouridine(55) synthase TruB, with protein sequence MDSGHDEPTSGIILVDKPSGVTSHDVVAAVRSGLGMRRVGHAGTLDPMATGLLIVGFGQATRLLTVIVGHDKTYRATMRLGLGTNTDDADGDLLPARPGAAQKVDELTAQGLQDLIDHCFTGWIDQVPDAFSAIKVKGRRAYDLARAGQEVRLEPRRIRIVSFRLLGFRRVDLPDQGARVVDADVEVTCSSGTYIRALARDLGERLDLGGYLIALRRVRVGPFDLEDPDLASRVLGGQVVPHTYRNRQGQTVVRSRMVPDRDRQGMLDGSLSLAQAARMSMPVLNLDANQAARVANGGFLDLPVAGPTAALAGPEGRQRLAAILAPSSRGGAKPDAVFHPEA encoded by the coding sequence ATGGATTCTGGCCATGATGAACCGACCTCGGGCATCATCCTTGTTGACAAGCCGAGCGGTGTAACCAGCCATGATGTGGTGGCAGCCGTCCGCTCTGGCCTTGGCATGCGTCGCGTGGGCCATGCCGGGACCTTGGATCCTATGGCTACTGGCCTCCTGATCGTAGGGTTCGGCCAGGCTACGCGGCTGCTGACGGTCATCGTCGGCCATGACAAAACCTACCGTGCCACCATGCGCCTGGGACTGGGCACCAACACGGACGATGCGGACGGGGATTTGCTGCCGGCGCGTCCTGGAGCTGCGCAGAAGGTCGACGAACTGACAGCCCAGGGTCTGCAGGATTTGATTGACCATTGCTTCACCGGCTGGATCGACCAGGTGCCAGATGCCTTCTCCGCCATCAAGGTCAAGGGCAGACGGGCCTATGACCTGGCTCGCGCAGGCCAGGAGGTCAGGCTGGAGCCCCGCCGCATTCGGATCGTATCCTTCCGTCTGCTTGGTTTTCGCCGTGTAGATCTGCCCGACCAGGGCGCCAGGGTGGTCGATGCGGATGTGGAGGTGACCTGCTCCAGTGGCACCTACATCAGGGCCCTGGCTCGTGACCTGGGCGAGCGGCTGGATCTGGGCGGCTACCTGATCGCCCTAAGAAGGGTTCGTGTGGGCCCGTTCGACTTGGAGGATCCCGACCTGGCGTCCAGGGTTTTGGGCGGTCAGGTGGTCCCTCACACCTACCGGAACCGACAAGGTCAGACGGTTGTTCGCAGTCGTATGGTTCCGGACCGCGACCGGCAGGGGATGTTGGATGGCTCTCTAAGTCTGGCGCAGGCGGCACGCATGAGCATGCCTGTCCTGAACCTGGATGCCAATCAGGCAGCCAGGGTGGCTAACGGAGGATTTTTGGATCTGCCTGTCGCCGGGCCCACGGCCGCCCTGGCCGGACCTGAGGGCAGGCAACGCTTGGCTGCCATCCTAGCGCCCAGTTCACGAGGCGGGGCCAAGCCGGATGCGGTCTTCCACCCCGAGGCCTGA
- the nusA gene encoding transcription termination factor NusA — translation MELDLAEIHQLAHEQGIDAETLDQALSEALLLAYQKSPHAAKHARVELDERAGTFTIWAQDEIPREATPEESEPGYDLGEEYDDTPKDFDRLAASTARQVIRQLFRQADDERVFGAFSGQKGHLITGVVQQDASDPGNVHVAVDNVEAILPRREQVPGEHYRHGQRIRVYVVNVSRGLKGPEIIVSRSHPELVRRLFEREVPELVSGAVSIMAIAREAGARTKIAVRANTKGVNPKGALIGPAGARVRAVMENLGPEKIDIVDWSKDPAEFVAAALSPAVVRQVQIVSESNRTAIAFIKDAQLSLAIGKEGQNARLAAKLTGWKIGIESEEAHQQKLRELQAQTASAAGEDA, via the coding sequence ATGGAACTGGACCTGGCTGAAATTCATCAGCTGGCACACGAACAAGGGATTGATGCCGAGACCTTGGATCAAGCACTGAGCGAGGCTCTTCTTCTGGCCTACCAGAAGTCGCCTCACGCAGCCAAACATGCACGGGTGGAGCTGGACGAACGTGCGGGTACTTTTACCATCTGGGCACAGGATGAAATTCCTCGTGAGGCCACCCCCGAAGAGTCCGAACCAGGATATGATCTGGGCGAGGAATACGACGACACACCGAAGGACTTCGATCGGCTGGCGGCTTCCACAGCCCGCCAGGTCATCCGCCAGCTCTTCCGCCAGGCCGATGACGAGCGGGTCTTCGGGGCTTTCTCGGGTCAGAAGGGCCATCTGATCACCGGAGTCGTGCAGCAGGATGCCAGCGATCCTGGCAATGTGCATGTGGCTGTAGATAATGTCGAGGCCATTCTGCCCCGCCGCGAGCAGGTGCCTGGAGAGCATTACCGGCACGGCCAGCGGATTCGCGTCTACGTGGTCAATGTCTCCCGTGGGCTCAAGGGGCCGGAAATCATCGTGTCGCGTTCCCACCCGGAGCTGGTTCGCCGCCTCTTTGAGCGGGAGGTGCCTGAGCTGGTCTCCGGTGCGGTCTCCATCATGGCCATTGCTCGTGAAGCCGGGGCCAGAACCAAGATCGCGGTCCGTGCCAACACCAAGGGGGTCAATCCCAAGGGCGCGCTGATCGGCCCGGCGGGCGCTCGCGTCCGTGCCGTCATGGAGAATCTTGGACCTGAGAAGATCGACATTGTGGACTGGTCCAAGGATCCTGCCGAGTTTGTGGCTGCGGCCTTGTCTCCGGCTGTGGTCCGCCAGGTGCAGATCGTCAGCGAGTCCAACCGCACGGCCATTGCCTTCATCAAGGACGCCCAGCTCTCCCTGGCCATTGGCAAAGAGGGCCAGAATGCCCGTCTGGCCGCCAAGCTGACCGGCTGGAAGATTGGCATCGAGTCCGAGGAGGCCCACCAGCAAAAATTGCGTGAGCTGCAGGCGCAAACGGCTTCGGCTGCTGGAGAAGACGCCTGA